The proteins below come from a single Oncorhynchus tshawytscha isolate Ot180627B linkage group LG22, Otsh_v2.0, whole genome shotgun sequence genomic window:
- the LOC112222404 gene encoding uncharacterized protein LOC112222404 isoform X1, with product MYGDSCPAMKMTIFLLLLLLDDPEIEAQQWTEVNGQVYGHVLLRFIFPPFYNGYEKLCSKLYPGPFPVVNTRGYVNNFYKGRISRTEYNGEMYVMIWNLKPVDAGDYRCVVSSVNHIYSDFHLQIDSGRRRGPVPPRPRVRSTIRPSISSSSSDTSVPFFPSISRSVGVPLAAGLCISMGIVICSIIVAVVHRKVRAKKKCGATSSDSAAHVLSHVPQKESSIVYATVDFKPQENHTTELYANLQTLSSPRGHDPDTHREPAGTVVYSTLASNQR from the exons ATGTATGGGGACAGCTGCCCAGCGATGAAAATGACTATCTTTCTCTTGCTTCTTCTATTAG ATGACCCTGAGATAGAAGCACAACAGTGGACGGAGGTGAATGGACAAGTATACGGACACGTTCTGCTGAGATTTATCTTTCCTCCCTTCTACAATGGTTATGAGAAGTTATGTTCTAAACTATATCCTGGGCCATTTCCTGTTGTGAATACCAGAGGATATGTCAACAACTTCTACAAGGGACGAATATCGAGAACGGAATACAACGGTGAGATGTACGTTATGATATGGAATTTAAAACCTGTGGACGCTGGCGACTACAGGTGTGTTGTCAGCAGTGTGAATCATATCTACTCTGACTTTCACCTCCAGATTG ATAGTGGTCGACGTAGAGGTCCTGTACCCCCTCGACCTCGTGTCAGATCAACCATCAGAccctccatctcctcatcatcatcagacACCTCTGTGCCTTTTTTCCCCAG TATTTCCCGGAGTGTTGGTGTACCACTGGCTGCAGGTCTCTGCATCTCAATGGGGATCGTTATCTGTTCAATCATAGTTGCTGTGGTTCATCGCAAAGTCAGGGCAAAAA AGAAATGTGGAGCAACTTCCAGTGACTCAGCAGCCCACGTCCTCTCA CACGTCCCTCAAAAGGAGAGCAGTATTGTCTACGCCACAGTGGACTTCAAACCTCAGGAGAACCATACCACAGAGCTGTATGCTAACCTACAGACACTCAGCAGCCCCAGAGGTCAtgaccctgacacacacagagagcctgCTGGGACGGTGGTGTACTCCACGCTGGCTAGCAACCAACGCTGA
- the LOC112222404 gene encoding uncharacterized protein LOC112222404 isoform X2, whose product MYGDSCPAMKMTIFLLLLLLDDPEIEAQQWTEVNGQVYGHVLLRFIFPPFYNGYEKLCSKLYPGPFPVVNTRGYVNNFYKGRISRTEYNGEMYVMIWNLKPVDAGDYRCVVSSVNHIYSDFHLQIDSGRRRGPVPPRPRVRSTIRPSISSSSSDTSVPFFPSTSLKRRAVLSTPQWTSNLRRTIPQSCMLTYRHSAAPEVMTLTHTESLLGRWCTPRWLATNAEPECYVSVSFLAWWSQICLCCLDMLS is encoded by the exons ATGTATGGGGACAGCTGCCCAGCGATGAAAATGACTATCTTTCTCTTGCTTCTTCTATTAG ATGACCCTGAGATAGAAGCACAACAGTGGACGGAGGTGAATGGACAAGTATACGGACACGTTCTGCTGAGATTTATCTTTCCTCCCTTCTACAATGGTTATGAGAAGTTATGTTCTAAACTATATCCTGGGCCATTTCCTGTTGTGAATACCAGAGGATATGTCAACAACTTCTACAAGGGACGAATATCGAGAACGGAATACAACGGTGAGATGTACGTTATGATATGGAATTTAAAACCTGTGGACGCTGGCGACTACAGGTGTGTTGTCAGCAGTGTGAATCATATCTACTCTGACTTTCACCTCCAGATTG ATAGTGGTCGACGTAGAGGTCCTGTACCCCCTCGACCTCGTGTCAGATCAACCATCAGAccctccatctcctcatcatcatcagacACCTCTGTGCCTTTTTTCCCCAG CACGTCCCTCAAAAGGAGAGCAGTATTGTCTACGCCACAGTGGACTTCAAACCTCAGGAGAACCATACCACAGAGCTGTATGCTAACCTACAGACACTCAGCAGCCCCAGAGGTCAtgaccctgacacacacagagagcctgCTGGGACGGTGGTGTACTCCACGCTGGCTAGCAACCAACGCTGAACCAGAATGTTACGTATCTGTATCTTTCTTAGCCTGGTGgtcacagatctgtttgtgctgtcttgataTGCTATCATGA
- the LOC112222404 gene encoding uncharacterized protein LOC112222404 isoform X4, producing MYGDSCPAMKMTIFLLLLLLDDPEIEAQQWTEVNGQVYGHVLLRFIFPPFYNGYEKLCSKLYPGPFPVVNTRGYVNNFYKGRISRTEYNGEMYVMIWNLKPVDAGDYRCVVSSVNHIYSDFHLQIDSGRRRGPVPPRPRVRSTIRPSISSSSSDTSVPFFPSISRSVGVPLAAGLCISMGIVICSIIVAVVHRKVRAKTRPSKGEQYCLRHSGLQTSGEPYHRAVC from the exons ATGTATGGGGACAGCTGCCCAGCGATGAAAATGACTATCTTTCTCTTGCTTCTTCTATTAG ATGACCCTGAGATAGAAGCACAACAGTGGACGGAGGTGAATGGACAAGTATACGGACACGTTCTGCTGAGATTTATCTTTCCTCCCTTCTACAATGGTTATGAGAAGTTATGTTCTAAACTATATCCTGGGCCATTTCCTGTTGTGAATACCAGAGGATATGTCAACAACTTCTACAAGGGACGAATATCGAGAACGGAATACAACGGTGAGATGTACGTTATGATATGGAATTTAAAACCTGTGGACGCTGGCGACTACAGGTGTGTTGTCAGCAGTGTGAATCATATCTACTCTGACTTTCACCTCCAGATTG ATAGTGGTCGACGTAGAGGTCCTGTACCCCCTCGACCTCGTGTCAGATCAACCATCAGAccctccatctcctcatcatcatcagacACCTCTGTGCCTTTTTTCCCCAG TATTTCCCGGAGTGTTGGTGTACCACTGGCTGCAGGTCTCTGCATCTCAATGGGGATCGTTATCTGTTCAATCATAGTTGCTGTGGTTCATCGCAAAGTCAGGGCAAAAA CACGTCCCTCAAAAGGAGAGCAGTATTGTCTACGCCACAGTGGACTTCAAACCTCAGGAGAACCATACCACAGAGCTGTATGCTAA
- the LOC112222404 gene encoding uncharacterized protein LOC112222404 isoform X3, with product MYGDSCPAMKMTIFLLLLLLDDPEIEAQQWTEVNGQVYGHVLLRFIFPPFYNGYEKLCSKLYPGPFPVVNTRGYVNNFYKGRISRTEYNDSGRRRGPVPPRPRVRSTIRPSISSSSSDTSVPFFPSISRSVGVPLAAGLCISMGIVICSIIVAVVHRKVRAKKKCGATSSDSAAHVLSHVPQKESSIVYATVDFKPQENHTTELYANLQTLSSPRGHDPDTHREPAGTVVYSTLASNQR from the exons ATGTATGGGGACAGCTGCCCAGCGATGAAAATGACTATCTTTCTCTTGCTTCTTCTATTAG ATGACCCTGAGATAGAAGCACAACAGTGGACGGAGGTGAATGGACAAGTATACGGACACGTTCTGCTGAGATTTATCTTTCCTCCCTTCTACAATGGTTATGAGAAGTTATGTTCTAAACTATATCCTGGGCCATTTCCTGTTGTGAATACCAGAGGATATGTCAACAACTTCTACAAGGGACGAATATCGAGAACGGAATACAACG ATAGTGGTCGACGTAGAGGTCCTGTACCCCCTCGACCTCGTGTCAGATCAACCATCAGAccctccatctcctcatcatcatcagacACCTCTGTGCCTTTTTTCCCCAG TATTTCCCGGAGTGTTGGTGTACCACTGGCTGCAGGTCTCTGCATCTCAATGGGGATCGTTATCTGTTCAATCATAGTTGCTGTGGTTCATCGCAAAGTCAGGGCAAAAA AGAAATGTGGAGCAACTTCCAGTGACTCAGCAGCCCACGTCCTCTCA CACGTCCCTCAAAAGGAGAGCAGTATTGTCTACGCCACAGTGGACTTCAAACCTCAGGAGAACCATACCACAGAGCTGTATGCTAACCTACAGACACTCAGCAGCCCCAGAGGTCAtgaccctgacacacacagagagcctgCTGGGACGGTGGTGTACTCCACGCTGGCTAGCAACCAACGCTGA